From a single Oreochromis niloticus isolate F11D_XX linkage group LG3, O_niloticus_UMD_NMBU, whole genome shotgun sequence genomic region:
- the LOC102078732 gene encoding ladderlectin-like, with product MKLLTVSALLCAMMAMHTVAACSPRGCPYGWTWFRNRCFRYVPRRMNWVAAERNCLSMGANLASVHSRKEYHLIQRLTARYGKGMTWIGGHDAPGEGIWLWSDGSRFNYRYWCRGEPNNGRRSQHCLQINYTGYKCWDDQHCHVRLPSICARKTYRCRG from the exons ATGAAGCTACTGACTGTGTCTGCACTTCTTTGTGCGATGATGGCTATGCACACTGTTGCTG CATGTAGTCCCAGGGGTTGTCCTTATGGTTGGACTTGGTTCCGTAATCGCTGCTTTCGATATGTTCCAAGACGCATGAATTGGGTGGCAGCAGAG AGAAACTGCCTGTCGATGGGAGCAAACCTTGCATCTGTGCACAGCAGAAAAGAGTACCATCTGATTCAGAGGCTGACTGCCCGTTATGGCAAAGGAATGACTTGGATTGGAGGACATGATGCACCCGGg GAGGGTATTTGGTTGTGGAGTGATGGGAGCCGTTTCAACTATAGATACTGGTGCAGAGGAGAGCCTAATAATGGCAGGCGCAGTCAGCACTGTCTGCAGATAAATTATACCG GTTACAAGTGTTGGGACGATCAGCACTGTCACGTTCGTCTGCCATCGATCTGTGCCAGGAAAACATATAGATGCCGGGGCTGA